One Gemmatimonadaceae bacterium genomic window carries:
- a CDS encoding tyrosine-type recombinase/integrase, whose translation MSGSLPPKAGKEVAVKAKRERGEGSIYQRGKAWWIKYSVRGKVYRESSRSDKPGHATRLLRRRLSEIQSGRHAPDAERVEFEDLVKLVENDYRLNSNRSWLRAARSFARLRKAFGDVRAVDITADRVTKYVAARMDEGAAQATISNELAALKRGFALAIRAGRLHGKPAFPMIRLDNARKGFFEEDDFRALVAELPPYLRSPIIFAYLTGWRITDEVLSLRWEQVDLHAGIVRREVGTTKNRDGREWPIHALPELARLLQSLRDESKAAGHITPFVFNRHGKPIKDFRGAWSSACERAAYREENGTRVLVRPGLVARLEIDPATGKAKRVRPIPHDFRRTAVRNLERAGVSRSVAMKLVGHKTESIYRRYAIVSARDLAEGVAKLANLHDGHKTGTKDETDAGASVSMEQPQLAAM comes from the coding sequence ATGAGCGGTTCTCTACCGCCCAAGGCGGGCAAGGAGGTTGCCGTGAAAGCGAAGCGCGAGCGGGGCGAAGGTTCTATCTATCAGCGGGGGAAGGCGTGGTGGATCAAGTATTCAGTGCGCGGAAAGGTCTACCGTGAGAGCAGCAGGTCAGACAAGCCGGGTCATGCAACGCGCTTGTTACGTCGCCGCTTGTCCGAAATTCAATCGGGGCGCCACGCTCCCGACGCCGAGCGAGTCGAGTTTGAGGATTTGGTGAAGCTGGTCGAGAACGATTACCGGCTGAACTCGAACCGCTCTTGGCTGCGAGCGGCTAGGTCGTTCGCACGACTTCGCAAGGCGTTCGGCGATGTCCGAGCCGTGGACATCACTGCGGACCGCGTCACGAAGTACGTAGCGGCGCGCATGGACGAGGGAGCCGCGCAGGCGACGATCTCGAACGAACTGGCCGCCTTGAAGCGCGGCTTCGCGCTCGCGATTCGAGCGGGGCGACTACACGGCAAGCCAGCGTTTCCAATGATCCGCTTGGACAACGCCCGCAAGGGATTCTTCGAGGAAGACGACTTTCGGGCGCTGGTGGCCGAGTTACCGCCTTATCTCCGCTCGCCGATCATCTTCGCGTATCTGACCGGCTGGCGCATCACCGACGAAGTGTTGTCGCTGCGATGGGAACAGGTCGATTTGCACGCCGGCATAGTTCGCCGGGAAGTCGGCACAACGAAGAACCGCGACGGCCGCGAGTGGCCTATTCACGCGCTGCCGGAACTGGCGCGCCTGCTGCAATCGCTACGCGATGAGTCCAAGGCTGCGGGGCATATCACCCCTTTCGTGTTTAACCGTCACGGGAAGCCCATCAAGGACTTTCGCGGCGCATGGTCGTCCGCATGCGAGCGTGCGGCGTATCGCGAAGAAAACGGTACGCGCGTGCTCGTTCGGCCGGGGCTGGTCGCACGCCTTGAGATTGACCCGGCGACAGGCAAGGCCAAGCGCGTGCGACCGATCCCGCATGACTTCCGGCGCACCGCCGTTCGCAATCTTGAGCGCGCCGGCGTATCGCGGTCTGTTGCTATGAAGCTCGTCGGACACAAAACGGAGAGCATCTACCGGCGCTACGCTATCGTCTCCGCGCGCGATCTCGCCGAAGGCGTCGCGAAGCTCGCGAACCTGCACGACGGGCACAAAACGGGCACAAAAGACGAAACCGACGCAGGCGCGTCGGTCTCGATGGAGCAGCCGCAACTCGCTGCGATGTAA
- a CDS encoding RNA polymerase sigma factor, which produces MSDAARDGGQDTRRDADEGLDSELIARWKSGDERAASALVARHASALARFAVASGERNEVDELVQDTFVRAFNSLDGFRGESSFRTWLFTIERRLLVDRRRSEKRRRDRVEIQEDDASTEYDALDGVVATETERRMRKAVSRLSPTQKEVFTLRVAEGLSYKEIAAAVGTTEGAARVHYHNAMRAVKEFLDE; this is translated from the coding sequence ATGAGCGACGCGGCGCGCGACGGCGGCCAGGACACCCGGAGAGACGCCGATGAGGGGCTGGACTCAGAGCTCATCGCTCGTTGGAAATCCGGTGACGAACGTGCGGCCAGCGCGTTGGTCGCTCGGCACGCGTCGGCGCTCGCTCGGTTCGCGGTGGCCTCGGGAGAACGAAACGAGGTCGACGAGTTGGTGCAAGACACGTTCGTGCGAGCGTTCAACTCGCTCGATGGTTTTCGAGGAGAGAGCTCGTTTCGCACGTGGCTGTTCACGATCGAGCGGCGTTTGCTGGTGGACCGGCGCCGGTCGGAAAAACGACGGCGAGACCGCGTCGAGATTCAGGAAGACGATGCGTCCACGGAGTACGATGCGCTCGACGGCGTGGTGGCGACGGAAACGGAGCGGCGGATGCGGAAGGCGGTGAGCCGGCTGTCGCCGACGCAGAAGGAGGTTTTTACGCTTCGGGTAGCGGAAGGGTTGTCGTACAAGGAGATTGCCGCGGCTGTCGGGACCACCGAAGGCGCGGCGCGGGTGCATTACCACAACGCGATGCGCGCTGTGAAGGAGTTTCTCGATGAGTGA
- a CDS encoding zf-HC2 domain-containing protein, protein MSDCPNADVRDLLPDLLHERLDARTRARVVAHVDGCADCRSELELLRSLRGSLDRETPRVDVDRIVAALPKPGAVRPMERRRGWGGRVLSDWRIAAAVTFIVAGGTSLAVMRNARDGGRDSATTPAVGQVKSAATESTTNVPPLVPSGGVRSPAPNATRASVPVQPRPVKPSAPAVRDREEMASTDDQASALTNNRIGDLNERQLKSLLDAIEHMDATPITEPEPVTLRVGGRTTSPTGL, encoded by the coding sequence ATGAGTGATTGTCCAAACGCCGACGTCCGGGACCTGTTGCCGGATCTGTTGCACGAGCGGCTCGACGCGCGTACCCGCGCGCGAGTCGTCGCGCACGTCGATGGCTGCGCGGACTGTCGCTCGGAGCTCGAGCTGCTGCGGTCCTTGCGGGGCTCGTTGGATCGCGAGACACCACGCGTCGACGTGGATCGCATTGTCGCGGCGCTGCCGAAGCCCGGCGCGGTTCGCCCAATGGAGCGGCGGCGCGGCTGGGGTGGGCGCGTCTTGAGCGATTGGCGCATCGCCGCGGCGGTGACGTTCATCGTCGCCGGCGGAACGTCGTTGGCGGTGATGCGCAACGCACGCGATGGCGGACGCGATTCAGCAACCACGCCGGCGGTGGGTCAGGTAAAGAGTGCCGCGACCGAATCGACCACGAACGTGCCGCCGTTGGTTCCGAGCGGCGGCGTTCGCTCGCCGGCACCAAACGCAACGAGGGCGTCCGTACCGGTCCAGCCGCGGCCTGTGAAACCGTCGGCTCCGGCGGTGCGGGACCGCGAGGAGATGGCATCGACCGACGACCAAGCGAGCGCTTTGACGAACAACCGGATCGGCGATCTCAACGAGCGACAGCTCAAATCGTTGCTCGACGCGATCGAGCACATGGACGCGACGCCGATCACCGAGCCGGAGCCGGTGACATTGCGTGTCGGCGGCCGAACGACGTCGCCGACGGGATTGTGA